In Gossypium hirsutum isolate 1008001.06 chromosome D06, Gossypium_hirsutum_v2.1, whole genome shotgun sequence, one genomic interval encodes:
- the LOC107901210 gene encoding dnaJ homolog subfamily C GRV2 isoform X2 — protein MVMLYLVNLSLQKPPLLKDGQITMKCLQAVIVRPLSAVSSLVRFSEEPQMFAIEFNDGCSIHVYASTSRDSLLAAICDVLQTEGQCPVPILPRLTMPGHRINPPCGRVALQFGKQRTFADVESASMHLKHLAAAAKDAVAEGGSIPGSRAKLWRRIREFNACIPYSGVPPNIEVPEVTLMALITMLPATPNLPPESPPLPPPSPKAAATVMGFVSCLRRLLASKNAASHVVSFPAAVGRIMGLLRNGSEGVAAEAARLVAALIGGGPGDTNVLTDSKGEQHATIMHTKSILFSQHGYVIILVNRLKPMSVSPLLSMAVVEVLEAMICDPHGETTQYTVFVELLRQVAGLKRRLFALFAHPAESVRETVAVLMRTIAEEDAIAAESMRDAALRDGALLRHLLHAFFLPAGERREVSRQLVALWADSYQPALDLLSRVLPPGLVAYLHTRSDGAPEESIQEGSLTSKRHKRLLQQRRGRTGQTITSQEQSLPSVNNFEAGDAVRQMNSGFHRVADNYHKSIADPNSSQVLNQSSAAHTVESSTTDAYSTGISQNGHSVISASADAPSTNVHGVSETNPSNSVDSGGNAVGSHNTGLPAPAQVVVENTPVGSGRLLCNWPEFWRAFSLDHNRADLIWNERTRQELREALQAEVHKLDVEKERTEDIVPGDAMVESMSGQDSVPRISWNYSEFFVSYPSLSKEVCVGQYYLRLLLESGSSGRAQDFPLRDPVAFFRALYHRFLCDADIGLIVDGAVPDEMGSSDDWCDMGRLDGFGGGGGSSVRELCARAMAIVYEQHCNTIGPFEGTAHITVLLDRTDDRALRHRLLLLLKVLMKVLANVESCVLVGGCVLAVDLLTVVHEASERTAIPLQSNLIAATAFMEPLKEWMYIDKDGMQVGPLEKDAVRRLWSKKAIDWTTRCWASGMLDWKRLRDIRELRWALSVRVPVLTPTQVGEAALSVLHSMVSAHSDLDDAGEIVTPTPRVKRILSSPRCLPHIAQAMLSGEPSIVEAAAALLKAIVTRNPKAMVRLYSTGAFFFALAYPGSNLLSIAQLFSATHVHQAFHGGEEAAVSSSLPLAKRSVLGGLLPASLLYVLERSGPLAFAAAMVSESDTPEIIWTHKMRAENLIRQVLQHLGDFPQKLSQHCHSLYEYAPMPPVTYPELRDEMWCHRYYLRNLCDEIRFPNWPIVEHVEFLQSLLVMWREELTRKPMDLSEEEACKILEISLEDVSSDDADQKCSPNETGDISIISKQIENIDEEKLKRQYRKLAMKYHPDKNPEGREKFLAVQKAYERLQATMQGLQGPQPWRLLLLLKGQCILYRRYGDVLEPFKYAGYPMLLNAVTVDKEDNNFLSSDRAPLLVAASELVWLTCASSSLNGEELVRDGGMQLLATLLSRCMCVVQPTTPANEPSAIIVTNVMRTFSVLSQFETARLEILELSGLVDDIVHCTELEVVPAAVDSALQTIAHVSVSPDLQEALIKAGVLWYLLPLLLQYDSTAEESDTAESHGVGASVQIAKNMHAVRAAQALSRLSGLCCDENGTPYNESVVNVLRALLTPKLASMLRDQVPKDLLSKLNTNLESPEIIWNSSTRAELLKFVDQQRSSQGPDGSYDLKDSHIFAYEALSKELFVGNVYLRVYNDQPDFEISEPGAFCVALIDFIASLVHNHSEDYDVQEKLNISNSTLESEHQSDATGASVEELQVHDDSLAASDNKVKDKEENVLIKNLQSGLTSLQNLLTTYPNLASIFSTKERLLPLFECFSVPVASESNIPQLCLNVLSLLTTYAPCLEAMVADGSSLLLLLQMLHFAPACREGALHVLYALASTPELAWAAAKHGGVVYILELLLPLQEEIPLQQRAAAASLLGKLVAQPMHGPRVAITLARFLPDGLVSVIRDGPGEAVVSALEQNTETPELVWTPAMAASLSAQIATMVSDLYREQVKGRIVDWDVPEQASAQQEMRDEPQVSGIYVRLFLKDPKFPLRNPKRFLEGLLDQYLSSIAATHYELESVDPELPLLLSAALVSLLRVHSALADHVGYLGYVPKLVAAVAYEGRREAMSSGDMKDGGNMADRKYESDEQPAQTPQERVRLSCLRVLHQLAASTICAEAMAATSVGTTQVVPLLMKAIGWQGGSILALETLKRVVGAGNRARDALVAQGLKVGLLEVLLGLLDWRAGGRNGLCSQMKWNESEASIGRVLAIEVLHAFAAEGAHCIKVREILNASDVWSAYKDQKHDLFLPSNAQSAAAGVAGLIESSSSRLVYAITAPPQTTESRIPASTVSDSNGSQDQLS, from the exons ATGGTGATGCTGTATCTCGTCAACTTATCCTTACAAAAGCCTCCCTTGTTGAAAGACGGCCAGATAACTATGAA ATGTTTGCAGGCAGTTATTGTTCGTCCTTTATCTGCAGTGAGTTCACTTGTTCGATTTTCAGAGGAGCCCCAGATGTTTGCAATTGAATTCAATGATGGATGCTCTATCCAT GTCTATGCAAGCACCTCGCGAGATAGCTTACTTGCAGCAATTTGTGATGTGTTGCAAACAGAA GGTCAGTGCCCAGTACCTATATTGCCAAGGCTGACAATGCCTGGTCATCGCATTAATCCACCTTGCGGGAGAGTTGCTTTGCAATTTGGAAAACAACGCACTTTTGCTGATGTGGAAAGTGCATCCATGCATTTGAAACACTTAGCTGCTGCTGCCAAAGATGCTGTTGCTGAAGGCGGTTCTATTCCTGGTTCAAGAGCTAAGCTATGGCGCAGAATTAGGGAGTTCAATGCATGCATTCCATATAGTGGGGTGCCTCCTAATATTGAAGTTCCCGAGGTGACTCTGATGGCCTTGATAACAATGCTTCCAGCAACACCAAATCTTCCTCCGGAGTCCCCTCCCTTGCCGCCTCCTTCTCCTAAAGCAGCTGCAACAGTGATGGGTTTTGTTTCATGTTTACGTAGATTGTTAGCTTCCAAAAATGCTGCTTCTCATGTTGTGTCTTTTCCTGCTGCTGTTGGAAGAATAATGGGCTTACTCAGGAATGGATCTGAGGGTGTAGCTGCTGAAGCTGCAAGGCTTGTTGCGGCACTCATTGGAGGTGGTCCTGGGGATACGAATGTGCTAACAGATTCTAAAGGAGAGCAACATGCCACAATTATGCATACTAAGTCCATACTGTTCTCTCAGcatggttatgttattatccttgtCAACAGATTAAAACCCATGTCTGTATCCCCATTATTGTCCATGGCTGTTGTTGAAGTTCTGGAGGCTATGATATGTGATCCACATGGTGAAACTACCCAATACACAGTTTTTGTTGAGCTGTTGCGCCAAGTAGCTGGTTTGAAGCGCCGTCTATTTGCCTTGTTTGCCCATCCTGCAGAGAGTGTTAGGGAAACGGTTGCAGTGCTAATGCGTACAATTGCGGAAGAAGATGCAATTGCAGCAGAGTCAATGCGTGATGCTGCTTTACGTGATGGTGCTCTGTTGAGGCATTTATTACATGCATTTTTCCTTCCTGCAGGTGAGCGCCGTGAGGTTAGTCGCCAACTTGTTGCCCTATGGGCAGATTCCTACCAACCAGCTCTAGACTTGTTGTCTAGAGTTTTGCCACCTGGACTTGTTGCATATTTGCACACACGATCTGATGGAGCACCTGAAGAATCCATCCAGGAAGGATCATTGACCAGTAAAAGACACAAGCGTTTACTACAGCAAAGGAGAGGTCGTACAGGGCAGACGATTACATCGCAAGAGCAGTCCTTACCTTCTGTTAATAATTTTGAGGCAGGTGATGCAGTTAGGCAGATGAATTCTGGTTTTCATAGGGTGGCAGATAACTATCACAAATCAATTGCAGACCCTAACTCCAGTCAAGTTTTAAACCAATCTTCTGCTGCTCACACTGTCGAAAGTTCGACAACTGATGCATATTCCACTGGAATTTCTCAAAATGGGCATTCAGTTATATCAGCTTCCGCTGATGCTCCATCAACAAATGTGCATGGAGTATCAGAAACAAATCCTTCAAATTCAGTTGATTCTGGTGGCAATGCTGTTGGGTCACATAACACTGGTCTTCCAGCACCTGCTCAGGTTGTTGTGGAGAACACGCCTGTTGGTTCTGGTCGCCTACTTTGCAATTGGCCTGAATTTTGGCGTGCTTTTAGCCTTGACCATAACCGTGCGGATTTGATCTGGAATGAGCGTACTAGGCAAGAGTTGCGGGAAGCTCTGCAAGCTGAGGTTCATAAATTGGATGTTGAGAAGGAGCGCACTGAAGATATTGTTCCAGGAGATGCTATGGTAGAGAGTATGAGTGGCCAGGATAGTGTTCCTAGGATCTCTTGGAACTACTCTGAATTCTTTGTTAGTTATCCTAGTTTGTCCAAGGAAGTTTGTGTTGGTCAATACTATCTGCGTTTGTTGCTTGAGAGTGGCAGTAGTGGTAGGGCACAGGATTTTCCACTTCGTGATCCCGTTGCCTTCTTCAGAGCACTCTATCACCGGTTCCTATGTGATGCTGACATAGGCCTTATAGTGGATGGTGCTGTTCCAGATGAAATGGGTTCTTCTGATGATTGGTGTGATATGGGAAGATTAGATGGCTTTGGAGGAGGTGGAGGCTCTTCAGTTAGGGAGCTTTGTGCAAGGGCAATGGCAATTGTTTATGAACAACATTGCAATACAATTGGCCCTTTTGAAGGGACTGCACATATTACTGTTCTCTTGGACAGAACAGATGACAGAGCTTTGAGACACCGTCTACTACTACTTTTGAAG GTTTTAATGAAGGTTTTAGCAAATGTGGAATCTTGTGTTTTGGTGGGAGGGTGTGTGCTAGCTGTTGATTTGCTAACTGTGGTTCATGAAGCTTCTGAGAGGACTGCTATCCCTTTACAATCAAATTTGATTGCTGCTACTGCTTTTATGGAGCCACTCAAGGAGTGGATGTATATTGACAAAGATGGTATGCAAGTTGGACCTTTAGAGAAGGATGCTGTCAGAAGATTGTGGTCAAAAAAAGCTATTGATTGGACAACGAGGTGCTGGGCTTCAGGTATGCTGGACTGGAAGAGATTACGAGATATTCGTGAGCTTCGTTGGGCACTATCTGTTCGGGTTCCTGTCCTTACACCCACTCAG GTAGGGGAGGCTGCATTGTCTGTTTTACATAGTATGGTTTCTGCACATTCAGACTTGGATGATGCTGGTGAGATAGTTACCCCAACTCCTAGGGTAAAACGGATTTTGTCAAGTCCACGTTGCCTTCCACATATTGCACAG GCTATGCTTTCTGGTGAGCCAAGTATTGTAGAAGCTGCTGCTGCATTGCTGAAGGCTATTGTTACCAGAAATCCCAAGGCCATGGTGCGTCTGTACAGCACAGGTGCATTTTTTTTTGCCCTGGCTTACCCTGGATCCAACCTCCTTTCGATTGCACAACTCTTCTCAGCAACTCATGTACATCAAGCTTTCCATGGTGGCGAAGAAGCTGCAGTTTCCTCTTCATTACCCCTTGCTAAACGTAGCGTATTGGGTGGGCTTCTCCCTGCATCTTTGCTGTATGTATTGGAGCGTAGTGGCCCACTTGCATTTGCTGCAGCAATGGTTTCTGAGTCTGATACTCCAGAGATCATTTGGACACATAAAATGCGAGCTGAAAATCTGATTCGTCAG GTTTTGCAGCATCTTGGTGATTTCCCCCAGAAATTGTCACAACACTGTCATTCTTTGTATGAGTATGCTCCTATGCCACCGGTGACTTATCCAGAGCTCCGAGATGAAATGTGGTGTCACCGTTATTACCTTCGAAATCTGTGCGACGAAATTCGGTTTCCAAATTGGCCGATTGTTGAGCATGTGGAGTTTCTACAGTCCTTGCTAGTAATGTGGCGAGAAGAGTTGACACGGAAACCAATGGATCTTTCTGAGGAGGAAGCTTGCAAAATATTAGAGATTTCCTTGGAAGATGTATCCAGTGATGATGCTGATCAGAAGTGTTCTCCCAATGAGACTGGAGATATATCTATCATATCCAAGCAAATTGAGAACATTGATGAAGAAAAGCTTAAACGACAATATAGAAAACTTGCTATGAAATATCATCCTGACAAAAATCCTGAAGGGAGGGAGAAATTTCTTGCTGTACAAAAGGCTTATGAACGACTTCAG GCTACGATGCAAGGTTTGCAAGGTCCTCAGCCTTGGAGGCTGTTGCTTCTGTTGAAAGGACAATGCATCTTGTATAGAAGATATGGAGATGTGTTGGAACCATTTAAATATGCAGGTTATCCCATGTTGCTCAATGCAGTAACTGTTGACAAGGAAGATAACAATTTTCTCTCCTCAGATAGAGCACCTCTTCTTGTTGCAGCGTCAGAGCTTGTTTGGCTTAC GTGTGCATCTTCCTCATTGAATGGTGAAGAACTTGTTAGAGATGGTGGGATGCAACTTCTTGCTACACTTCTCTCTCGTTGCATGTGTGTTGTTCAACCAACTACTCCTGCAAATGAACCTTCTGCTATCATTGTTACAAATGTGATGCGAACGTTTTCTGTTCTGAGTCAGTTTGAGACTGCCAGACTTGAGATCCTTGAGCTTTCTGGACTTGTTGATGACATAGTGCACTGCACTGAACTTGAGGTTGTGCCTGCAGCTGTTGATAGTGCCCTCCAGACTATTGCTCATGTTTCTGTGTCCCCTGATTTGCAAGAGGCCTTGATAAAGGCTGGAGTGTTATG GTACCTTTTGCCATTGTTACTTCAGTATGACTCAACTGCAGAGGAATCTGATACAGCAGAGTCCCATGGTGTTGGTGCTAGTGTTCAAATTGCGAAAAATATGCATGCTGTACGAGCAGCCCAGGCATTATCTAGGCTTAGTGGGTTATGCTGTGATGAAAATGGAACACCTTATAATGAATCTGTAGTCAATGTACTCAGAGCTTTGCTAACTCCAAAACTTGCCAGTATGTTGAGAGATCAAGTACCAAAAGACCTACTGTCGAAGTTGAATACAAACCTAGAGTCACCAGAG ATAATCTGGAACTCTTCAACTCGAGCAGAATTGCTGAAATTTGTGGACCAGCAAAGATCTAGCCAAGGCCCAGATGGTTCGTATGACCTGAAAGATTCTCATATCTTTGCCTACGAAGCACTGTCAAAGGAACTTTTTGTCGGCAATGTTTATTTGAGGGTTTATAATGATCAACCTGACTTTGAGATCAGTGAACCAGGAGCATTCTGTGTGGCTTTAATTGACTTTATAGCTTCTCTGGTGCACAATCACTCTGAGGATTATGATGTTCAGGAAAAACTTAACATCAGCAACTCAACTCTCGAGTCTGAGCATCAAAGTGACGCAACTGGTGCATCAGTAGAAGAACTGCAAGTTCATGATGATTCTCTGGCTGCATCTGATAATAAAGTGAAAGATAAGGAAGAAAATGTCCTGATTAAAAACCTTCAATCTGGACTGACATCACTGCAG AACTTGCTGACAACATATCCTAATTTGGCATCCATATTTTCCACTAAAGAGAGGCTATTACCACTTTTTGAATGCTTTTCCGTGCCTGTTGCATCAGAAAGCAACATTCCTCAGCTTTGCCTGAATGTTCTCTCTCTTTTGACTACATATGCACCTTGCTTGGAGGCCATGGTTGCAGATGGATCTAGTCTTCTTCTGCTGTTGCAAATGCTCCACTTTGCCCCAGCTTGCCGTGAAGGGGCACTTCATGTCCTCTATGCTTTGGCAAGCACACCTGAACTTGCTTGGGCAGCAGCCAAGCATGGTGGTGTTGTGTACATTCTCGAACTTCTCTTGCCTTTACAAG AAGAAATTCCCTTGCAGCAAAGAGCGGCAGCAGCCTCTTTATTGGGTAAACTTGTTGCGCAGCCAATGCATGGGCCTAGAGTTGCTATAACATTAGCTAGGTTTCTTCCAGATGGCCTAGTATCAGTCATAAGGGATGGGCCTGGTGAAGCTGTTGTGTCTGCCCTTGAACAGAACACAGAAACACCAGAACTTGTATGGACTCCAGCCATGGCAGCATCACTGTCAGCACAAATTGCTACTATGGTATCAGACCTGTACCGTGAACAGGTGAAGGGCCGTATCGTTGACTGGGATGTACCTGAGCAAGCTTCTGCGCAGCAGGAAATGAGAGATGAGCCCCAG GTTAGTGGAATCTATGTCAGGCTATTCCTTAAAGATCCCAAATTTCCTCTTAGAAATCCCAAGAGATTCCTGGAAGGGCTACTAGATCAGTACTTGTCATCTATTGCTGCCACACATTATGAGTTGGAATCTGTTGACCCTGAACTTCCTTTGCTTCTTTCTGCTGCTTTGGTTTCATTATTGCGAGTGCACTCTGCACTTGCAGACCATGTGGGTTATCTTGGATATGTGCCCAAACTTGTTGCTGCCGTGGCTTACGAGGGAAGGCGAGAAGCAATGTCATCTGGGGACATGAAAGATGGCGGTAATATGGCAGACAGAAAGTATGAATCGGATGAGCAGCCTGCACAAACTCCACAAGAACGTGTGCGCCTTAGTTGTTTGCGGGTTCTGCATCAACTTGCTGCCAGCACAATATGTGCTGAAGCTATGGCAGCTACTAGTGTTGGAACAACACAG GTTGTTCCCCTTTTAATGAAAGCTATAGGATGGCAAGGTGGAAGCATTCTAGCCCTAGAAACATTAAAGCGTGTTGTGGGTGCTGGAAATCGAGCTAGGGATGCACTTGTTGCCCAAGGACTTAA GGTTGGTCTGCTTGAAGTACTTCTGGGACTTCTTGATTGGAGAGCTGGGGGAAGGAACGGACTTTGCTCTCAGATGAAATGGAATGAATCAGAAGCATCCATTGGCAGAGTGCTTGCTATTGAG GTTTTGCATGCATTTGCAGCGGAAGGGGCTCATTGTATTAAAGTGCGCGAAATATTGAATGCATCTGAT GTTTGGAGTGCATATAAAGATCAGAAACATGACCTTTTCCTGCCTTCAAATGCCCAATCTGCGGCTGCCGGAGTTGCTGGTCTGATCGAGAGTTCCTCATCCAGACTGGTTTATGCCATCACAGCTCCGCCACAAACCACAGAGTCAAGAATACCTGCATCAACAGTATCAGATTCAAATGGAAGCCAGGATCAGCTTTCTTAA